From Myxococcales bacterium, the proteins below share one genomic window:
- a CDS encoding sulfite exporter TauE/SafE family protein produces MVELLTLAAVAFATSILSAIIGMAGGITLLAVMLLFFDPLIAIPLHGVVQLVSNSSRVVIHRPHLRWDLIWRYGVLLLPMGFVGVEISQQLPPAFTKGLIGVFVLAATWAPKLLLLGAHPEDSDPKRRFLLLGGAVGVLNTTIGATGPLIAPFFLNLGLTRFALIGTKAGCQVLGHLAKLVIFGVVGFAYLEYAPLLVALCLSVVVGTLVGSKLLNRVNERWFVRLYKTVLTVIAIYLVVGEIAR; encoded by the coding sequence ATGGTCGAGCTCCTCACCCTGGCCGCTGTGGCGTTCGCGACTTCGATCCTCTCGGCCATCATCGGTATGGCGGGGGGGATTACCCTGCTCGCGGTGATGCTGCTGTTTTTCGATCCCCTGATCGCCATTCCCCTGCACGGCGTGGTACAGCTCGTCAGCAACAGCTCCCGGGTCGTCATTCACCGTCCACACCTGCGCTGGGATCTGATCTGGCGCTACGGCGTACTGCTACTGCCAATGGGATTTGTCGGAGTGGAGATTTCTCAGCAACTGCCCCCGGCCTTCACCAAGGGGTTGATCGGCGTGTTCGTTCTGGCCGCCACCTGGGCACCCAAGCTCCTGCTGCTCGGGGCGCATCCGGAAGACAGCGATCCAAAGCGACGCTTCCTTTTGTTGGGCGGTGCGGTCGGGGTACTGAACACCACGATCGGCGCCACCGGCCCACTCATTGCCCCGTTCTTCTTGAACTTGGGACTCACCCGATTTGCCTTGATCGGCACCAAGGCTGGCTGCCAGGTCCTTGGACACCTCGCCAAACTCGTGATCTTTGGCGTGGTTGGTTTCGCCTATCTAGAATATGCACCCTTGCTCGTGGCCCTATGCCTGAGCGTTGTCGTTGGGACCCTGGTTGGGAGCAAGCTGCTGAATCGCGTAAATGAGCGCTGGTTCGTACGGCTCTACAAAACCGTGTTGACCGTGATTGCTATCTATCTCGTCGTCGGCGAAATCGCGCGGTGA
- a CDS encoding metal ABC transporter permease, which yields MFEFAFMQRALVAAVLVGVVCGVLGFFVILRKLSFIGVGISHSALGGVAVGLLLGIHPLLAGGVFAIAVALGIAWLGPRTRLSEDAIIGVFFSASMALGVVLFSLQRGYQQDLFAYLFGNVLAISSGELYTLGAVGVAIVATLALVFRQLLFVSFDEEIARAYGHRVDGLNALLLILVALTVVIGVRLVGVLLIQALLVIPAAAAALWTSHYRDQLLLSTLFGAGCGVCGLALSYQLDIAAGGTIVLVATGVFAISALLGRGRA from the coding sequence ATGTTTGAATTTGCCTTCATGCAGCGAGCCCTGGTCGCCGCGGTGCTGGTCGGCGTGGTCTGCGGCGTCCTCGGCTTCTTCGTGATCTTGCGCAAGCTGTCCTTCATCGGCGTCGGCATCTCCCATTCGGCGTTGGGCGGCGTCGCGGTGGGCTTGCTGTTGGGGATCCATCCGCTGTTGGCGGGAGGGGTTTTTGCAATCGCGGTGGCGCTGGGTATTGCCTGGCTGGGACCGCGGACCCGGCTCAGCGAAGACGCGATCATCGGCGTGTTCTTCTCGGCCTCGATGGCGCTGGGGGTCGTGCTCTTCAGCCTGCAGCGCGGCTATCAACAAGATCTCTTCGCCTACCTGTTTGGAAACGTGTTGGCGATTTCGAGCGGCGAACTCTACACCCTGGGCGCAGTCGGCGTCGCTATCGTCGCAACCCTTGCCCTGGTGTTTCGCCAGTTACTCTTCGTCTCCTTCGACGAAGAGATCGCCCGGGCCTACGGGCACCGGGTAGACGGCCTCAATGCACTCTTGTTGATCCTGGTCGCCCTGACCGTAGTGATCGGCGTACGCCTGGTGGGGGTATTGCTCATCCAGGCACTACTCGTGATTCCAGCCGCCGCCGCTGCCTTGTGGACCAGCCACTACCGCGATCAATTGCTGCTCTCTACGCTGTTCGGTGCGGGCTGCGGGGTCTGTGGCCTGGCACTCTCGTATCAACTCGACATCGCCGCGGGAGGCACGATCGTGCTGGTGGCGACCGGGGTCTTCGCCATCAGCGCACTGCTGGGGCGAGGTCGCGCCTGA
- a CDS encoding metal ABC transporter ATP-binding protein: protein MSTASISEQPEAVVRFDNVCVDRRDRRVLEGISFQVKAGAFVGLVGPNGAGKTTLLKTMLGLVQPTSGSIVILGQSPSRDHRAPAGVGYVPQRPSIPAYFPANVVDVVGMGLLRGLKLFSRPSKKDRAAVMRNLEYVGIADLAKRAVGELSGGQQRRVMLAQALCASTRLLVLDEPTIGLDLPAEHEFYALLRQLQSELSLSVIAVSHDLVALAGECDELVCINRQMHIHGHPEEVIHSHAIQEAYSCEFNFLAGEIAHHESGNHAHTSDEQLPLLPEPGDPPENEN, encoded by the coding sequence ATGAGCACAGCGAGCATCTCCGAGCAGCCCGAAGCAGTCGTTCGCTTTGACAACGTGTGCGTTGATCGACGAGACCGGCGCGTACTCGAAGGCATCAGCTTTCAAGTCAAGGCGGGCGCATTCGTCGGGCTCGTCGGACCCAACGGTGCGGGCAAGACGACCCTGCTCAAGACCATGTTGGGGCTCGTGCAACCGACTTCGGGCAGCATCGTGATCCTGGGGCAATCACCGAGCCGCGATCACCGGGCTCCAGCTGGGGTCGGCTACGTCCCCCAAAGACCCTCGATCCCGGCGTACTTTCCCGCGAACGTTGTCGATGTCGTGGGCATGGGCCTCCTGCGCGGCTTGAAACTCTTTTCTCGGCCCAGCAAAAAAGACCGCGCTGCGGTGATGCGCAATCTCGAATACGTCGGCATTGCCGATCTCGCAAAGCGAGCGGTGGGGGAACTCTCGGGCGGTCAACAGCGCCGGGTCATGCTCGCTCAGGCGCTGTGTGCCAGCACGCGCTTGTTGGTCCTGGACGAACCCACGATCGGACTCGACCTGCCGGCAGAGCACGAGTTCTACGCCCTGCTCCGCCAGCTGCAATCAGAACTCTCTCTTTCGGTCATCGCGGTCTCGCACGATCTCGTGGCACTTGCGGGAGAGTGCGACGAACTCGTCTGCATCAATCGCCAGATGCACATTCACGGGCACCCCGAAGAAGTCATTCACAGCCACGCCATTCAAGAGGCGTACAGCTGTGAATTTAATTTTCTTGCGGGAGAGATCGCTCACCACGAGTCGGGAAATCACGCACATACTTCCGACGAACAGCTTCCCCTGCTGCCGGAGCCGGGCGATCCACCCGAGAACGAGAACTAG
- a CDS encoding zinc ABC transporter substrate-binding protein, producing the protein MKNLVFIALLAITLTGTAAQAAEISIVVTVHPLALLLNEIGGDRVAVHVLVPPGASPHSFEPKPSDLVRVARADAFLNVGGGLDDWAARLFATAHDDGQPTAVSSLLGLVGRESLSSDRHAGRADDEHTHGHERGDDPHIWLDPILVQAEIVPALEALLIRHDPSGEAHYRSRAARFRNDLDRLDGEIRQLLGSEARHYVAFHNAWRHFAARYGLEEIAVVQEMAGEEPTPRELGNLVRAARRAKLRAILVEPQLNPRLAQTLSAEFGGTTVLVDPLGDPTDSERSTYRGLLRFNARAFRLAMMTTSPPTTTTPTTPRRTAEDR; encoded by the coding sequence TTGAAAAACTTGGTGTTCATTGCCCTGCTCGCGATCACCCTCACCGGCACTGCCGCGCAAGCCGCAGAAATCTCGATCGTCGTGACGGTGCATCCCCTGGCGTTGTTGCTCAATGAGATCGGCGGCGATCGGGTTGCAGTCCATGTACTGGTTCCGCCGGGTGCGAGCCCGCACAGCTTCGAACCCAAGCCGAGTGACCTCGTCCGCGTCGCGCGCGCGGACGCCTTCTTGAACGTGGGAGGCGGCCTCGACGATTGGGCCGCGAGGCTCTTTGCAACGGCCCACGACGACGGACAACCAACGGCCGTCTCATCACTGCTCGGCCTGGTGGGCCGCGAAAGCCTTTCCAGCGATCGCCATGCAGGCAGAGCCGATGATGAACATACCCACGGCCACGAGCGCGGAGACGATCCTCACATCTGGCTCGACCCGATCCTGGTCCAAGCAGAGATCGTTCCAGCGCTGGAGGCATTGCTGATCCGCCACGACCCGTCGGGCGAAGCGCATTATCGATCCCGAGCCGCGCGCTTCCGCAATGACCTCGACCGACTCGACGGTGAAATCCGCCAGCTGCTGGGAAGCGAGGCTCGTCACTACGTCGCGTTTCACAATGCCTGGCGCCACTTCGCGGCACGCTACGGGCTCGAGGAAATTGCCGTGGTGCAGGAGATGGCCGGGGAAGAGCCGACACCGAGGGAACTCGGCAACCTCGTGCGCGCTGCACGTCGCGCAAAGCTGCGGGCCATCCTGGTCGAGCCGCAACTCAACCCCAGGCTCGCCCAAACCCTGAGCGCCGAGTTTGGCGGAACTACGGTGCTGGTAGATCCACTCGGCGACCCCACGGACAGCGAGCGCTCGACATACCGGGGGCTTCTGCGCTTCAATGCGCGGGCGTTTCGCCTGGCGATGATGACGACATCGCCACCAACAACAACAACACCAACAACGCCAAGGCGCACCGCGGAGGACCGATGA
- a CDS encoding sulfotransferase family protein produces MDRTESPKPDFRDSITVVTGLPRSGTSLMMQMLEAAGVPILCDDERKRDSSNPNGYYELAAVKATARDTSWVARAPGHAVKVIHALVPVLPRDRSYRVILMLRDLAEVIDSQARMLAARGQPAGELPEALLAEIFAAQLDETRQTLEAGACFDWIEVQHGNLIEDGRVAAQRVSQFLGLCDPGSSPDTARIKAMSAVVDPALYRARKQT; encoded by the coding sequence ATGGACCGCACGGAGAGCCCAAAACCAGACTTCCGCGACAGCATCACCGTGGTTACGGGTCTCCCGCGCTCCGGCACATCGTTGATGATGCAGATGCTGGAAGCGGCCGGGGTTCCGATCCTGTGCGACGACGAGCGGAAACGCGACTCCTCCAATCCGAACGGCTACTACGAACTCGCCGCCGTCAAGGCCACCGCGCGCGACACGTCCTGGGTTGCCCGAGCGCCGGGACACGCGGTAAAGGTCATCCATGCGCTGGTTCCAGTTCTTCCGCGCGACCGTTCCTATCGCGTGATCTTGATGCTGCGAGATCTGGCCGAGGTGATCGATTCCCAGGCGCGAATGCTTGCGGCCAGGGGTCAGCCAGCGGGGGAACTGCCCGAGGCGCTACTCGCGGAGATCTTCGCGGCACAGCTCGACGAAACCCGGCAGACCCTCGAAGCAGGCGCGTGCTTTGACTGGATCGAGGTACAACACGGTAATCTGATCGAAGACGGCCGGGTCGCGGCCCAGCGGGTCAGCCAATTTCTTGGCCTCTGCGATCCCGGCTCCAGTCCCGACACGGCACGAATCAAGGCCATGAGCGCAGTCGTCGACCCAGCCCTGTATCGCGCGCGCAAACAGACCTAG
- a CDS encoding D-glycerate dehydrogenase: MARVLVTRRLPGDGLALLRDHEIVYGSDDDRTLEHGELCAAVKDVDAVICLLTDKMDAAVLEAGRDRLEVVANVAVGVDNIDLAAAERLGIKVCATPGVLDETTADLAFFLILAASRLTSNAESDLRGDRWNGFVIDQFLGRDVHGATLGLVGYGRIAKAVARRAAGFGMQVLHHARRDTGCEGYVAALDELLPRVDVLSLHVPGSRETKHLIDARRLGLMRESAVLVNTARGPVVDEEALAIALEEGRLFAAGLDVYEREPEVHPRLLAAPRTVLLPHIGSATLATRSEMVRLAASGVAQILSGQTPANMVSTRESA, translated from the coding sequence ATGGCCCGCGTTCTCGTAACTCGTCGTCTGCCCGGAGACGGACTCGCGCTCTTGCGAGACCACGAAATCGTCTACGGCAGCGACGACGATCGCACCCTCGAACACGGCGAACTCTGCGCCGCGGTAAAAGACGTCGATGCGGTGATCTGTCTGCTCACGGACAAGATGGATGCGGCGGTGCTCGAAGCCGGTCGAGACCGGCTCGAGGTCGTCGCAAACGTGGCAGTCGGCGTGGACAATATCGACCTCGCGGCCGCCGAGAGACTTGGGATCAAAGTCTGCGCCACACCCGGGGTGCTCGACGAAACCACCGCAGATCTCGCATTCTTCTTGATCCTGGCCGCGTCGCGGCTCACTTCCAATGCGGAGTCCGATCTTCGGGGCGATCGCTGGAACGGTTTCGTCATCGACCAGTTTCTGGGGCGCGACGTGCATGGGGCGACGCTGGGGTTGGTCGGTTATGGACGCATCGCAAAGGCCGTCGCCCGTCGCGCCGCGGGTTTTGGCATGCAGGTCCTGCATCACGCTCGTCGCGATACCGGTTGTGAGGGATATGTCGCTGCTCTCGACGAACTGCTCCCGAGGGTGGATGTCCTGAGCCTCCACGTCCCGGGCAGTCGCGAAACAAAGCATTTGATTGACGCCCGCCGGCTCGGCTTGATGCGAGAGTCCGCAGTGCTGGTCAACACCGCGCGCGGTCCGGTGGTCGATGAAGAAGCGCTTGCCATCGCGCTCGAGGAAGGCCGACTGTTTGCGGCGGGCCTGGATGTCTACGAACGAGAGCCCGAGGTTCACCCACGCTTGCTCGCCGCGCCGCGCACGGTCTTGCTTCCACACATCGGCAGCGCAACGCTGGCAACACGCAGCGAGATGGTGCGACTGGCGGCCAGCGGCGTGGCGCAGATCCTGTCGGGACAAACGCCTGCGAACATGGTTTCGACCCGGGAGTCGGCGTAG